A window of the Lactuca sativa cultivar Salinas chromosome 5, Lsat_Salinas_v11, whole genome shotgun sequence genome harbors these coding sequences:
- the LOC128126126 gene encoding mannan endo-1,4-beta-mannosidase 4-like, whose product MPGKGTAVLKGDCKGKCHPSTINDSFVETRTHHFMVNGKPLYFNGFNAYWLMCMASDPSTRVKVTDAFQESSKIGMNLVRTWAFSDGGNKPLQTSPGFYNEDMFKGLDFVISEAKKYGIHLILSLVNNWDDFGGKKQYVQWARDHGGQYLNSDDDFFTNVVVKGYYKNHLKTILTRRNSITGVDYKDDFTIFAWELMNEPRCQSDLSGKFLQEWIVEMAAEIKSIDKNHLLEIGLEGFYGESMPEKKQNNPGYEVGTDFITNNGVNNVDFATIHLYPDQWVPGASDEARAKFVEKWINAHIEDCDSILRKPLLIAEFGKSSWSSGYTVEARDEYFGGIFNTAYESARNRGSCSGTTFWQVMAKGMDNWGDGYQVVLDQNPSTAAIIAKQSQRISSLNSSTNLEFSPVAVEK is encoded by the exons ATGCCAGGAAAAGGAACTGCAGTTCTAAAAGGAGATTGCAAGGGTAAATGCCACCCGTCAACCATTAACGATAGTTTTGTGGAGACAAGGACACATCATTTCATGGTTAATGGAAAGCCGTTGTATTTTAATGGCTTTAACGCCTACTGGTTAATGTGTATGGCTTCTGATCCATCTACAAGGGTGAAGGTCACAGATGCATTTCAAGAATCTTCCAAGATAGGAATGAACCTGGTTAGGACTTGGGCTTTTAGTGATGGTGGCAACAAACCCCTGCAAACCTCTCCCGGTTTTTACAATGAGGACATGTTTAAG GGATTGGATTTTGTGATATCAGAAGCGAAAAAGTATGGGATTCACTTGATTCTCAGCTTGGTTAATAACTGGGATGATTTTGGAGGTAAAAAACAATATGTTCAGTGGGCAAGGGATCATGGAGGACAATACTTGAATAGTGATGATGATTTCTTTACTAACGTTGTAGTTAAAGGATATTATAAGaatcatttgaag ACCATTCTTACGAGACGCAACTCAATCACCGGGGTTGACTACAAGGATGATTTCACCATCTTTGCATGGGAGCTAATGAACGAACCTCGCTGCCAGTCTGATCTATCAGGGAAATTTCTACAG GAATGGATAGTAGAAATGGCAGCTGAAATAAAGTCCATTGATAAGAACCATCTTCTCGAAATCGGACTTGAAGGGTTTTATGGGGAATCAATGCCTGAAAAGAAGCAAAACAATCCGGGCTATGAAGTAGGGACCGACTTCATTACAAACAACGGCGTCAACAATGTGGATTTTGCTACAATCCATCTGTATCCCGACCAATG GGTTCCGGGAGCTAGCGATGAAGCTCGAGCTAAATTTGTTGAAAAATGGATTAATGCACATATTGAGGATTGTGATTCCATCTTGAGAAAACCTTTACTGATTGCAGAATTTGGCAAGTCCTCTTGGTCTTCAGGTTACACCGTAGAAGCAAGGGATGAGTACTTTGGTGGGATATTCAACACGGCCTATGAAAGTGCAAGAAACCGGGGGTCGTGTTCAGGTACAACTTTTTGGCAAGTCATGGCGAAAGGAATGGATAACTGGGgtgatgggtaccaagttgtcttGGACCAAAACCCCTCCACTGCTGCAATAATTGCCAAGCAGTCTCAAAGAATTTCATCACTCAACTCTTCAACCAACCTAGAGTTCTCTCCCGTTGCTGTTGAAAAATAA
- the LOC128126125 gene encoding mannan endo-1,4-beta-mannosidase 4-like → MPGKGNAVLKGDCKGKCHPSTINDSFVETRTHHFMVNGKPLYFNGFNAYWLMCMASDPSTRVKVTDAFQESSKIGMNLVRTWAFSDGGNKPLQTSPGFYNEDMFKGLDFVISEAKKYGIHLILSLVNNWDDFGGKKQYVQWARDHGGQYLHSDDDFFTNVVVKGYYKNHLKTILTRRNSITGVDYKDDSTIFAWELMNEPRCQSDLSGKFLQEWIVEMAAEIKSIDKNHLLEIGLEGFYGESMPEKKQNNPGYEVGTDFITNNGVNNVDFATIHLYPDQWVPGASDEARAKFVEKWINAHIEDCDSILRKPLLIAEFGKSSWSSGYTVEARDEYFGGIFNTAYESARNRGSCSGTTFWQVMAEGMDKWGDGYQVVLDQNPSTAAIIAKQSQRISSLNSSTNLEFSPVAVEK, encoded by the exons ATGCCAGGAAAAGGAAATGCAGTTCTAAAAGGAGATTGCAAGGGTAAATGCCACCCGTCAACCATTAACGATAGTTTTGTGGAGACAAGGACACATCATTTCATGGTTAATGGAAAGCCGTTGTATTTTAATGGCTTTAACGCCTACTGGTTAATGTGTATGGCTTCTGATCCATCTACAAGGGTGAAGGTCACAGATGCATTTCAAGAATCTTCCAAGATAGGAATGAACCTGGTTAGGACTTGGGCTTTTAGTGATGGTGGCAACAAACCCCTGCAAACCTCTCCCGGTTTTTACAATGAGGACATGTTTAAG GGATTGGATTTTGTGATATCAGAAGCGAAAAAGTATGGGATTCACTTGATTCTCAGCTTGGTTAATAACTGGGATGATTTTGGAGGTAAAAAACAATATGTTCAGTGGGCAAGGGATCATGGAGGACAATACTTGCATAGTGATGATGATTTCTTTACTAACGTTGTAGTTAAAGGATATTATAAGaatcatttgaag ACCATTCTTACGAGACGCAACTCAATCACCGGGGTTGACTACAAGGATGATTCCACCATCTTTGCATGGGAGCTAATGAACGAACCCCGCTGCCAGTCTGATCTATCAGGGAAATTTCTACAG GAATGGATAGTAGAAATGGCAGCTGAAATAAAGTCCATTGATAAGAACCATCTTCTCGAAATCGGACTTGAAGGGTTTTATGGGGAATCAATGCCTGAAAAGAAGCAAAACAATCCGGGCTATGAAGTAGGGACCGACTTCATTACAAACAACGGCGTCAACAATGTGGATTTTGCTACAATCCATCTGTATCCCGACCAATG GGTTCCGGGAGCTAGCGATGAAGCTCGAGCTAAATTTGTTGAAAAATGGATTAATGCACATATTGAGGATTGTGATTCCATCTTGAGAAAACCTTTACTGATTGCAGAATTTGGCAAGTCCTCTTGGTCTTCAGGTTACACCGTAGAAGCAAGGGATGAGTACTTTGGTGGGATATTCAACACGGCCTATGAAAGTGCAAGAAACCGGGGGTCGTGTTCAGGTACAACTTTTTGGCAAGTCATGGCGGAAGGAATGGATAAGTGGGgtgatgggtaccaagttgtcttGGACCAAAACCCCTCCACTGCTGCAATAATTGCCAAGCAGTCTCAAAGAATTTCATCACTCAACTCTTCAACCAACCTAGAGTTCTCTCCCGTTGCTGTTGAAAAATAA
- the LOC111889428 gene encoding uncharacterized protein LOC111889428, which yields MAFGRNANTPADSETQEDTYISETQADHTIDVDDEVQQTQQRSTAPEGKDASRPLLEEVTFSGAGNSKNAGGSKQWVCNHCKGNLLARTPESMSIFFGPAVGKTADIRRCPVMVRDQQKKRIEESFGILKRSVVDLKIVRGLCANGIPFNVLRNPQFIEMISAIKNAPDGYKPPSCEKTRTVLLDECARDVEKELTPIKDTWITQGVSIVSGGWSNLKHKPLINVLAVNSRGATFMYAEDFSGVEKSRVEISKFLLGAIDNIGPINVLQVVTSNAANCKAAEWEIERIHKHIFWENSTVELLKVAKTRFASHYIVLKRLMECREAISTPIVLNSWREWVKNADKPTRIEGAKIADRIKDDEFWDDIENILAITKPIFLLLKFCDGEGPKMGEIYERIENMLGEIKDVMRENKYASYYPQVEKLLLDRWEKMTIPLHCLGFAFIPKFYDKHYLAKLAPGGMT from the exons ATGGCGTTCGGGAGAAATGCCAATACTCCAGCAGATAGTGAAACACAAGAAGATACCTACATCAGTGAAACACAAGCAGATCATACTATTGATGTTGATGATGAAGTACAACAAACACAACAAAGATCAACAGCCCCTGAAGGAAAGGATGCAAGCAGGCCACTTTTAGAAGAAGTTACATTCAGTGGTGCAGGAAACAGTAAGAATGCTGGAGGTTCTAAACAGTGGGTTTGTAACCACTGTAAAGGAAATTTACTAGCTCGTACACCCGAATCCATGTCCATTTTTTTTGGACCTGCTGTAGGGAAAACCGCCGACATTAGAAGATGTCCAGTCATGGTTAGAGATCAACAGAA GAAACGCATTGAAGAATCATTTGGCATATTAAAGAGAAGCGTGGTGGACTTGAAGATAGTTCGAGGATTATGTGCCAACGGAATCCCTTTCAATGTTTTACGCAACCCGCAATTCATTGAAATGATTAGCGCTATCAAGAATGCACCGGATGGATACAAACCTCCATCATGTGAAAAAACGAGAACCGTATTACTTGATGAATGTGCTAGGGACGTTGAGAAGGAACTTACACCGATTAAGGACACGTGGATCACACAAGGAGTCTCAATAGTCTCGGGTGGATGGTCTAATTTGAAACATAAACCACTTATCAATGTCCTTGCGGTTAATTCCCGTGGTGCAACGTTCATGTACGCGGAAGACTTTTCGGGGGTTGAAAAATCGAGGGTAGAAATCTCAAAGTTTCTACTTGGAGCCATCGATAATATTGGACCAATTAATGTATTACAAGTTGTAACCAGTAATGCGGCTAATTGCAAGGCTGCCGAGTGGGAGATCGAAAGGATACACAAGCATATTTTTTG GGAAAACTCAACAGTAGAGTTATTGAAAGTTGCAAAAACGCGTTTTGCCTCACACTATATAGTTTTGAAAAGATTAATGGAGTGTAGGGAGGCTATTTCTACACCCATTGTTCTTAATTCGTGGCGAGAATGGGTCAAAAATGCGGACAAACCCACTCGAATTGAAGGGGCAAAAATCGCCGATAGAATTAAAGATGATGAGTTTTGGGACGATATTGAAAATATATTGGCTATTACAAAACCAATATTTTTGCTATTAAAATTTTGTGATGGTGAAGGTCCCAAAATGGGAGAGATTTATGAAAGGATAGAAAACATGCTCGGTGAAATCAAGGATGTCATGAGGGAAAATAAATATGCAAGTTATTACCCTCAAGTTGAAAAACTTCTTTTGGATAGGTGGGAGAAGATGACAATCCCTCTTCATTGTTTGGGATTTGCCTTCATTCCAAAATTCTATGATAAACACTACCTAGCAAAATTGGCACCCGGTGGCATGACATAA